In Bradyrhizobium sp. WD16, the genomic stretch CCGGGCGGATGCTGCCGGGAATTTCCGGCTCGACCGCCGGCTCCTGCGGCGGGGGCGGCGGCTGGGACATTCCAAGGTCGAAGCCCTGGAAGCCGCCGCCGGTACAGCCTCCGAGCACGGCAGCAAGAACCGCGGCTGCGGCGAAAGCCGTCAACCGGCGCGTCGAAACAAATCTTTGCATCTCATCCCCTGAGCGAGCATTCCCCGGCCGCGACACTCCCGACGTTTCGCGGCCCAAACTGATCGCCGGCCGCGCCAAGTGGCGCCGCCGTCGCGATATGGTTTCCAGACCATCCCATAATGACATCACCAAGGCCTTAAACGGCGACGATCGGCAAATTCGATCGTGCGGCGCAGCAGTTGCCTCTTGGCGCCGCCCGAACGGCCCCGTTGCTTGACAGGATCGGCAGCACGCCATATCTCCCGGGCGCACTTTAGCACTCTCGGGGGATGACTGCTAACTCGCCTTCTGATCCGGCAGCCCCGGGCCTTGCTCCCTTCATCAGTCCAGAGGAACTCCAATGGCCAAGACCAAATTCCGCCCGCTCCATGACCGCGTCGTGGTCAAGCGCATCGACGCCGACGAGAAGACCAAGGGCGGCATCATCATCCCGGACTCCGCCAAGGAAAAGCCGTCCCAGGGCGAAGTGATCGCCGTCGGCCCGGGCGGCCGCGACGAGGCCGGCAAGCTGATCCCGATCGACCTCAAGGTCGGCGACAAGGTGTTGTTCGGCAAGTGGTCGGGCACCGAGGTCAAGATCGATGGCGTCGATCTCCTGATCATGAAGGAGTCCGACATCATGGGCGTGACGGCCTAACGGCCCGGCGTTTTCGTTCAAGTGCATTTTCCGGCCGGACCGTCCGCCGGCCCCGTCAGGGGCACCCGATGGGCCGGCCCACTCACAGGAGCAACTGAGATATGGCAGCCAAGGACGTGAAATTCGCGGGCGACGCCCGTGAACGCATGCTGCGCGGTGTCGACATCCTCGCCAACGCGGTCAAGGTCACCCTCGGTCCCAAGGGCCGCAACGTGGTGATCGACAAGAGCTTCGGCGCCCCGCGCATCACCAAGGACGGCGTCACCGTCGCCAAGGAGATCGAGCTCGAGGACAAGTTCGAGAACATGGGCGCCCAGATGGTGCGCGAAGTGGCCTCGAAGACCAACGACACCGCCGGCGACGGCACCACCACCGCCACCGTGCTCGCCCAGGCGATCGTGCGCGAAGGCGCCAAGGCGGTCGCGGCCGGCATGAACCCGATGGACCTCAAGCGCGGCATCGACATCGCGGTGACCGCCGTGGTCAAGGACATCGAGAAGCGCGCCAAGCCGGTGGCCGCCTCCTCCGAGGTCGCCCAGGTCGGCACCATCTCGGCCAACGGCGACACCACCATCGGCAAGATGATCGCCCAGGCGATGCAGAAGGTCGGCAACGAGGGCGTCATCACCGTCGAGGAAGCCAAGTCGCTCGATACCGAAGTCGATATCGTCGAAGGCATGAAGTTCGACCGCGGCTATCTCTCGCCCTATTTCGTCACCAATCCCGAGAAGATGACCGCCGAGCTCGAGGACGCCTACGTCCTCCTGCACGAGAAGAAGCTGTCGGGCCTGCAGGCCATGCTGCCGGTGCTCGAGGCCGTGGTGCAGTCGGGCCGTCCGCTCCTGATCATCGCCGAGGACGTCGAGGGCGAGGCGCTCGCCACCCTCGTGGTCAACCGTCTGCGCGGCGGCCTCAAGGTCGCGGCCGTCAAGGCGCCGGGCTTCGGTGATCGCCGCAAGGCCATGCTCGAGGACATTGCGATCCTGACCGGCGGTCAGCTGATCTCCGACGACCTCGGCATGAAGCTCGAGAACGTCAACCTGCAGATGCTCGGCCGCGCCAAGAAGGTCGTGATCGACAAGGAAAACACCACCATCGTCAACGGCGCCGGCAAGAAGCCGGCGATCGAGGCCCGCGTCAACCAGATCAAGGCCCAGATCGAAGAGACCACCTCGGATTACGACCGCGAGAAGCTCCAGGAGCGTCTTGCCAAGCTGGCCGGCGGCGTCGCGGTGATCCGCGTCGGCGGCGCCACCGAGATCGAGGTCAAGGAGAAGAAGGACCGGGTCGAGGACGCCCTCAATGCGACCCGCGCCGCGGTGCAGGAAGGCATCGTGCCGGGCGGCGGCACCGCGCTGCTGCGCGCCAAGAAGGCGGTCGGCCGTCTGTCCAACGACAACTCGGACGTCCAGGCCGGCATCAACATCGTGCTGAAGGCGCTCGAAGCTCCGATCCGCCAGATCGCCGAGAATGCCGGCGTCGAAGGTTCGATCGTTGTCGGCAAGGTGCTCGAGGGCAAGGGTGAGACCTTCGGCTTCGACGCCCAGAACGAGGAATATGTCGACCTCGTCGCCAAGGGCATCATCGATCCGGCCAAGGTGGTGCGCACCGCGCTGCAGGACGCCGCGTCGGTCGCCGGCCTGCTCGTCACCACCGAAGCCATGGTCGCCGAGCTGCCGAAGGAGCCGGCGCCCCCGATGCCGGGCGGCGGCGGCGGCATGGGTGGCATGGGCGGCATGGGCTTCTAAGAAGCCCGGCGTCTCTCGCCACTTCGCAAAAATCAAAGGCCGCCCTCAGGGGCGGCCTTTTTCCTTTAGATCGCGTTCCTTTAGATCGCGGCGCTCAAGGCAAGCGGCTTACGGCTCGAAACGCAGAGCTGCCTCAGCCCTCCGGCGCCAGGAACGGCTGGACGATCTCGCAGAACGCCGGCAGGTCTTCACAGGCCTCGGCATGCACCGCCAGCGCCGGCCAGCGGCCGGCATCGAACACGCCGGGATGGGCCTCTTTCGTGAAGCGCAAGACGCAGCCGACCGCGATATCGGCGTGGCCGATGCGTTCGCCGAACCACCACGGCGACTTGATGTTGCCGCGCTCGGCTTCCAGGGCATCCAGCACGCCGGAGATCTGGGTCCGGCAGCGCTCCATCCACAGATCGGAGCGCTCGGCATGCAGCACGCGCTCGTAGACGAGGCTCACCGCCTTGTCGCCAAGGCCGGTGGCGAGCGCGCAGGTCTTCAGGGCACGGCGCCGGACCGCGCCGGCGGACGCGATCATCGCCTTGCCCTTGCCGACGCATTCGTCGAGATGATCGAGAATGGCCCAGCTTTCGATCAGCACCTCGCCGTCGTCCAGCACCAGGGTCGGCACGCGGCGCAGCGGATTGAACGGGGCGATCTTGTCGGCATCGCCGAAGATCGACCACGGCCGGTGTTCGAAGGCAAAACCATAGAGCCGCAGCGCAATGGCGACGCGCCGCACGAAGGGAGAGTCATACTGGCCGATCAGAATCACGCCGGGCTCCACTGGAGATTGCTTTTCTCCATGTTGAAACGCGGCGGTCGTGGACGTCAATCGCTGAACGCCGCAATGACCGCGCAAACAAGCCTGTCATGCGTCATCGGGATCGATCACCGGCACATGGGGCGCGGCACTGCGCGACAGCTCGCCGACCAGGCGCGGATCATCGGCCACCTCGGTCTGGAGGCGATAGGGCCGGAAGCCCGAGCGCTGATAGAACGCGATTGCCGAAGGG encodes the following:
- the groES gene encoding co-chaperone GroES; translated protein: MAKTKFRPLHDRVVVKRIDADEKTKGGIIIPDSAKEKPSQGEVIAVGPGGRDEAGKLIPIDLKVGDKVLFGKWSGTEVKIDGVDLLIMKESDIMGVTA
- the groL gene encoding chaperonin GroEL (60 kDa chaperone family; promotes refolding of misfolded polypeptides especially under stressful conditions; forms two stacked rings of heptamers to form a barrel-shaped 14mer; ends can be capped by GroES; misfolded proteins enter the barrel where they are refolded when GroES binds), with protein sequence MAAKDVKFAGDARERMLRGVDILANAVKVTLGPKGRNVVIDKSFGAPRITKDGVTVAKEIELEDKFENMGAQMVREVASKTNDTAGDGTTTATVLAQAIVREGAKAVAAGMNPMDLKRGIDIAVTAVVKDIEKRAKPVAASSEVAQVGTISANGDTTIGKMIAQAMQKVGNEGVITVEEAKSLDTEVDIVEGMKFDRGYLSPYFVTNPEKMTAELEDAYVLLHEKKLSGLQAMLPVLEAVVQSGRPLLIIAEDVEGEALATLVVNRLRGGLKVAAVKAPGFGDRRKAMLEDIAILTGGQLISDDLGMKLENVNLQMLGRAKKVVIDKENTTIVNGAGKKPAIEARVNQIKAQIEETTSDYDREKLQERLAKLAGGVAVIRVGGATEIEVKEKKDRVEDALNATRAAVQEGIVPGGGTALLRAKKAVGRLSNDNSDVQAGINIVLKALEAPIRQIAENAGVEGSIVVGKVLEGKGETFGFDAQNEEYVDLVAKGIIDPAKVVRTALQDAASVAGLLVTTEAMVAELPKEPAPPMPGGGGGMGGMGGMGF
- a CDS encoding glutathione S-transferase family protein; amino-acid sequence: MILIGQYDSPFVRRVAIALRLYGFAFEHRPWSIFGDADKIAPFNPLRRVPTLVLDDGEVLIESWAILDHLDECVGKGKAMIASAGAVRRRALKTCALATGLGDKAVSLVYERVLHAERSDLWMERCRTQISGVLDALEAERGNIKSPWWFGERIGHADIAVGCVLRFTKEAHPGVFDAGRWPALAVHAEACEDLPAFCEIVQPFLAPEG